The Corallococcus silvisoli genomic interval CTGAGCGCGCGCAACGACACGCTGGACAAGGTCCGCGCGCTGAAGCTGGGCGCGGATGACTACATGACCAAGCCCTTCTGGCCGGAGGAGCTGGTGGAGCGCGTGCGTGCGCGCCTGCGCCGCCCCACCCTCCAGAAGGAGCAGGCGGTGGTGGAGGTGGGCCCGCTGCGGATCGACCTCCAGGCGCACGCCGTCCAGGTGCAGGGGCGCGCGGTGGAGCTCACCCGGGTGGAGTTCGAGCTGCTCGCGGCCCTGGCGCGCAGGCCCCAGGAGGCCGTGACGCGGCAGTGGCTGGTCGAGCACGTCCTGGATCCGGAGCGAGAGGGCACGGAGCGCACGCTGGACGTCCACGTCTCCCGGCTCCGGCGCAAGCTGGGGCCGGTGAAGTGCGTGGAGACGGTGTGGGGCGTGGGCTACCGGCTGGTGCCCGGGGAGGAGGCGTGAAGCTGCGGCTGCGGCTGGCGCTCACGGCGGTGGCGGTGACGGTGCCGGCGGTGTTCGCCCTGGTGCAGGTGGAGCACTCGGTGCGCCGCCGCACGACGGACGAGGTGATCATCGCGTCCACGATGTCCCAGATGCAGGCCGGGGGGCGCGAGCGCTGCGAGGCCGCGCCCGAGACCTGGATGGTCCGCCCCCCACGCTCCCCGCAGCAGCCGCCCTGGGAGCGCGAGGGGATGCCCGATGGCAGCGGCGGCCCTCCCCCGGGCGACTCGAACGAGCCGCGGGGAGGCGGCCCCGGCAAGGGCCCCCGGGGACCCGGGGATGAGGGGCCCCCCAGGGGGCGAACTGGC includes:
- a CDS encoding response regulator transcription factor, with the translated sequence MGERILLVEDDDPLGSQIVGHLRGAGFEPLWWREGRLLVPGDLPDVSLVVLDLMLPGAYGLDMLKALRTFSEVPVLILSARNDTLDKVRALKLGADDYMTKPFWPEELVERVRARLRRPTLQKEQAVVEVGPLRIDLQAHAVQVQGRAVELTRVEFELLAALARRPQEAVTRQWLVEHVLDPEREGTERTLDVHVSRLRRKLGPVKCVETVWGVGYRLVPGEEA